One genomic region from Sphingobacterium multivorum encodes:
- a CDS encoding type I glyceraldehyde-3-phosphate dehydrogenase, translating to MKKIAINGFGRIGRAALKIITETVDLEVVGINDLMSIENAAYLLKYDSNYGKYERDVHIEGDTLVVDGKPIKYTSIREIEKLPWKDIQADIVIESTGIFTNKADAEKHLASGAKFVVISGPTKDTPTVVHGVNTEDGRVSVFSCASCTTNNISPVIEILGRRLGIKKAILNTTHGYTASQALVDAPSKKEPRMGRAAGINLAPAATGAAIATTKALPQYAGKFDGIAVRVPVPVGSISDITFIAERPTTIEEINQILSEESKTDRYKKVLTVTDEPLVSTDIIKSPFAATVDLEMTRVVDGDLVKVMAWYDNEWGFTNQMIRQIQSI from the coding sequence AACAGAAACTGTCGATCTTGAGGTCGTTGGAATCAATGATCTGATGAGTATTGAAAACGCTGCATATCTGCTTAAATACGATAGTAACTATGGGAAATATGAAAGAGATGTGCACATCGAGGGAGATACACTTGTGGTCGATGGAAAACCGATTAAATATACAAGTATCAGGGAGATCGAAAAGTTACCTTGGAAAGATATTCAAGCGGATATCGTTATAGAAAGTACGGGCATTTTCACCAACAAAGCGGACGCCGAAAAACATTTGGCCTCTGGAGCAAAATTTGTCGTCATCTCGGGTCCTACTAAAGATACGCCGACAGTGGTCCATGGGGTAAATACTGAAGATGGCAGGGTTTCTGTTTTTTCGTGCGCAAGCTGTACGACCAACAATATAAGTCCAGTAATCGAAATATTGGGTAGAAGACTGGGAATAAAAAAAGCAATACTAAATACCACACACGGTTATACGGCTTCACAGGCATTGGTCGATGCTCCATCAAAAAAAGAACCACGTATGGGAAGGGCTGCAGGCATTAACCTTGCCCCCGCGGCCACTGGTGCTGCAATAGCGACGACAAAAGCACTTCCGCAATACGCCGGAAAGTTTGACGGTATAGCTGTGAGGGTGCCTGTTCCAGTAGGATCCATTTCCGATATTACGTTTATTGCAGAAAGGCCCACCACAATCGAAGAGATCAACCAAATCTTGAGCGAAGAATCAAAAACTGATCGTTATAAAAAGGTGCTTACGGTGACTGATGAGCCCCTGGTATCTACCGATATTATCAAAAGTCCATTCGCAGCGACAGTAGATCTAGAAATGACTCGAGTTGTCGATGGCGATCTGGTAAAAGTGATGGCTTGGTACGACAACGAATGGGGATTTACCAACCAAATGATTAGACAAATTCAATCGATTTAG